The window ACGACGAGGACGCCGTGCTCGCCGCCGCGTCGGTGCCCGAGGAGGAACTGCTGGACGCCCAGCGCGCCGTCTTCCTCGACCCGTACGACCCGGACGTGCAGCGGGCCGCCCGCGAAGCCGGCCACCCGGAGGAGTGGATCGAGGCCGCCAAAGCCTCGCCGGTGTGGAGACTGATCAGCGAGTACCGGATCGCGCTGCCGCTGCACCCGGAGTACCGGACGCTGCCGATGGTCTGGTACGTGCCGCCGCTGTCGCCGGTCCTGGACGCCGCGGGTGCCGCCGGACGCGACGACACGAACGCCGACGACATCTTCCACACCATCGACGACCTGCGGATTCCCGTCGAATACCTGGCGTCGCTGTTCACCGCCGGGGACACCGCGGTGGCCGGCGGGGTGCTGATGAAGCTGGCCGCGATGCGCGCCTACATGCGGGCCCGCACGCTGGACGGCACCGTCGCCCAGGAGTTGCTCGACGGCATCGGCATGACCGGCGAACAGGTCGAGGCCATGTACCGGCTGCTGGCCATCGCGAAGTACGACGAGCGGTACGTCATCCCGGCGGCACACCGCGGTCAGGCCGCGGCGCTCGAGGAACTCGGCGGCTGCTCGCTCGACGGCGAGGGCGGCCCGGGGATGGGCGGCAGCGGCCCGGTCGCGGTCAGCATCGCCACGAGAAGGAGTCGCTGATGAACCGCTCGCACCTCTTCCAGCTGGCCTCCCTGCTGCTCACCTACCCCGATCGGGAACTGCTCGACGCCGGCGACGAACTGCGCGCCGCCGCGGCCGGTGTCGACGAGTTCGAGCGGTTCGTCGAGTGGCTGCTCAGCGGCACCCTGACCGAGGTGCAGCGGCACTACGTGGAGACCTTCGACCTGCGCCGGCGCTCCGGGCTGTACCTCACCTACTACCTGCACGGCGACACCCGTAAGCGCGGGATGGCGCTGCTCATGCTCAAACAGCGGTACCGGGCGCACGGACTGCGTCTGGCCGACGGGGAACTGCCCGACCTGCTGCCGATCGTGCTGGAGTTCGCCGCCACGGTCGGGCCCGGCGACGGGGAGGCACCGTTGCGCCAGCACAGGCAGGGGATCGAGCTCCTGCGTTCGGCATTGCACGACACTCGT of the Actinoplanes sichuanensis genome contains:
- the narJ gene encoding nitrate reductase molybdenum cofactor assembly chaperone; the encoded protein is MNRSHLFQLASLLLTYPDRELLDAGDELRAAAAGVDEFERFVEWLLSGTLTEVQRHYVETFDLRRRSGLYLTYYLHGDTRKRGMALLMLKQRYRAHGLRLADGELPDLLPIVLEFAATVGPGDGEAPLRQHRQGIELLRSALHDTRTPYALILDVVCAQLPQLTDEDLAALTFLAFDGPPVETVGLDEVGLGPNLAPYAEVCR